A region of the Sphingomonas sp. S2-65 genome:
GCGCGGTGGCGCGTGGCTGCGGGCAGCGGAGCCATTATCTGCTGGCCGAGCGGCCGGGCGGCGAGATCGCCGGGGTGCTGCCACTGACCGAGTCGCACTCGCCGCTGTTCGGACGCGCGCTGGTGTCGGCAGGGTTCGGCGTCGGCGGAGGCGTGTTGGCGGATGGTGCGGTGGCGACCGCGAAGCTGGCGGGGGCAGCGTTCGAATTGGCGGGGCGGCTAACTTGCTCCACCGTCGAGTTGCGCGGTGGGGTAAGGCCGGGGACGGAATGGCATGCCGATGACGCCACTTATGTGCGCTTTGTCCGTCCCCTTGCGGGGGACGACGAGGCGGAACTGCTGGCGATCCCGCGCAAGCAGCGGGCGGAGGTCCGACGGTCGCTGAGCAATGCCCTGACCGTGGAGACGGGGAGCGGCGTCGCGCAAGCCGCGGCACATTATGCGGTCTATGCCGAGTCGGTGCGCAACCTCGGAACGCCGGTGTTTCCGCGCCGGCTTTTCGAGGCGACGCTGAGGGCGTTCGGCGATGCTGCCGACCTGTTGGTCGTCCGGCACGAGGGCGCGCCGGTCGCGAGCGTGCTGAGCCTGTATTGGAATGGCACCGTCTATCCATATTGGGGCGGGGGCACCGAGGCGGCGCGCGGGTTGCGGGCCAACGACCGGATGTACTTCGCGCTGATGGCGCATGCACGGGGGCGGGGGTGTACCCGGTTC
Encoded here:
- a CDS encoding FemAB family XrtA/PEP-CTERM system-associated protein encodes the protein MNAPTFPHALTLRTADLDDAGPCARIAAWVGDHPDGTPFHLPQWSSAVARGCGQRSHYLLAERPGGEIAGVLPLTESHSPLFGRALVSAGFGVGGGVLADGAVATAKLAGAAFELAGRLTCSTVELRGGVRPGTEWHADDATYVRFVRPLAGDDEAELLAIPRKQRAEVRRSLSNALTVETGSGVAQAAAHYAVYAESVRNLGTPVFPRRLFEATLRAFGDAADLLVVRHEGAPVASVLSLYWNGTVYPYWGGGTEAARGLRANDRMYFALMAHARGRGCTRFDFGRSKAGTGAAAFKKNWGFEPAPLTYFKRTTDGSTPRSINPLDPKYSLQVRAWKRMPLWLANRVGPWISRGLG